Proteins encoded in a region of the Bradyrhizobium sp. CB3481 genome:
- the thrS gene encoding threonine--tRNA ligase, with protein MPDQNTPPSGFQFGLANLKPAEPLEKITVTFPDGAKRDYAKGTTGFDIAKGISPSLAKRTVAMALDGVVTDLNDPISQDARLELINREDPRALELIRHDCAHVLAEAVQSLWPGTQVTIGPVIENGFYYDFFRNEPFTPEDFTAIEKRMREIIAHDKPFTKQVWDREKTKQVFRDKGEAFKVELVDAIPGDEPIKIYFQGDWFDLCRGPHMNSTGKIGGAFKLMKVAGAYWRGDANNPMLTRIYGTAFARQEELDAYLKQIEEAEKRDHRKLGRELDLFHFQEEGPGVVFWHPKGWTIFQALIAYMRRRLTGDYDEVNAPQILDKVLWETSGHWDWYRENMFAAQSAGDEAEDKRWFALKPMNCPGHVQIFKHGLKSYRDLPLRLAEFGVVHRYEASGAMHGLMRVRGFTQDDAHVFCTEAQLAEECLKINELILSTYADFGFDGELTVKLSTRPEKRVGTDEMWEHAERVMATVLAEIQASGSNRIKTAINPGEGAFYGPKFEYVLRDAIGRDWQCGTTQVDFNLPERFGAFYIDADGSKKAPVMVHRAICGSMERFIGILIEHFAGNFPLWLSPTQVVVTTITSEGDEYAKVVAAAARRAGLRVEIDLRNEKINYKVREHSLAKIPALLVVGKKEAETHTVSVRRLGSDGQKVMPTDEAIAALVEEATPPDAKRARAAA; from the coding sequence ATGCCTGACCAGAATACGCCCCCATCGGGCTTCCAGTTTGGCCTCGCCAATCTCAAACCGGCCGAACCCTTGGAAAAAATCACAGTTACCTTCCCCGACGGCGCGAAACGCGACTACGCCAAGGGCACCACCGGCTTCGACATCGCCAAGGGTATCTCGCCTTCCCTTGCCAAGCGCACGGTGGCAATGGCGCTCGACGGCGTGGTGACCGATCTCAACGACCCGATCTCGCAGGATGCCAGGCTCGAGCTGATCAACCGCGAGGATCCGCGCGCGCTGGAGCTAATCCGGCATGACTGCGCGCACGTGCTGGCCGAAGCGGTGCAGTCGCTGTGGCCGGGCACGCAGGTCACGATCGGCCCCGTCATCGAGAACGGTTTCTATTACGACTTCTTCCGCAACGAACCATTCACGCCGGAAGACTTCACCGCGATCGAAAAGCGGATGCGCGAGATCATCGCGCACGACAAGCCCTTCACCAAGCAGGTGTGGGACCGCGAGAAGACCAAGCAGGTGTTTCGCGACAAGGGCGAAGCCTTCAAGGTTGAGCTGGTCGACGCCATTCCCGGCGACGAGCCGATCAAGATCTATTTCCAGGGCGACTGGTTCGACCTATGCCGCGGCCCGCACATGAACTCGACCGGCAAGATCGGAGGCGCCTTCAAGCTGATGAAGGTGGCGGGCGCCTATTGGCGCGGCGACGCCAACAACCCGATGCTGACGCGCATCTACGGCACCGCCTTCGCCAGGCAGGAAGAGCTCGATGCTTACCTCAAGCAGATCGAGGAAGCCGAGAAGCGCGACCACCGCAAGCTCGGCCGCGAGCTCGACCTGTTCCACTTCCAGGAGGAAGGCCCCGGCGTGGTGTTCTGGCACCCGAAGGGCTGGACCATCTTCCAGGCCCTGATCGCCTATATGCGGCGGCGCCTGACCGGCGACTATGACGAGGTCAACGCGCCGCAGATCCTCGACAAGGTGTTGTGGGAAACCTCAGGCCATTGGGACTGGTATCGCGAGAACATGTTCGCGGCGCAGTCGGCCGGCGACGAGGCCGAGGACAAGCGCTGGTTTGCGCTCAAACCGATGAACTGCCCCGGCCATGTGCAGATCTTCAAGCACGGTCTGAAGAGCTACCGCGACCTGCCGTTGCGCCTCGCCGAGTTCGGCGTGGTGCATCGCTATGAGGCGTCGGGCGCCATGCACGGCCTGATGCGCGTGCGCGGCTTCACCCAGGACGACGCCCATGTGTTCTGCACCGAGGCGCAGCTTGCGGAAGAGTGCCTCAAGATCAACGAGCTGATCCTGTCGACCTACGCCGATTTCGGCTTCGACGGCGAGCTGACGGTGAAACTCTCGACCCGGCCGGAGAAGCGCGTCGGCACCGACGAGATGTGGGAGCACGCCGAGCGCGTGATGGCGACCGTGCTTGCGGAAATTCAGGCCAGCGGCAGCAACCGCATCAAGACCGCGATCAATCCGGGCGAAGGTGCGTTCTACGGGCCGAAGTTCGAATATGTGCTGCGTGACGCCATCGGCCGCGACTGGCAATGCGGCACCACACAGGTCGACTTCAACCTGCCGGAGCGCTTCGGCGCGTTCTACATCGACGCCGACGGCTCGAAGAAGGCGCCGGTGATGGTGCATCGCGCGATCTGCGGCTCGATGGAGCGCTTCATCGGCATCCTGATCGAGCACTTTGCCGGCAACTTCCCGCTCTGGCTCTCGCCGACCCAGGTGGTGGTCACGACCATCACTTCGGAGGGCGACGAATACGCCAAGGTGGTTGCCGCCGCCGCGCGGCGCGCAGGCCTTCGCGTCGAGATCGACCTGCGCAACGAGAAGATCAACTACAAGGTCCGCGAGCACTCGCTGGCAAAAATCCCTGCCCTGCTCGTCGTCGGCAAGAAGGAAGCCGAGACCCACACCGTCTCGGTTCGCCGGCTCGGCAGCGACGGGCAGAAGGTGATGCCGACCGATGAGGCGATAGCCGCCCTCGTCGAGGAAGCGACCCCGCCGGACGCGAAGCGGGCGCGGGCGGCGGCCTGA
- a CDS encoding patatin-like phospholipase family protein, with product MLDSWMGRGQKGADAQEKAQDKVGLGSIRRPVIGLALGGGAARGFAHIGIVRTLAAHGIMPNVVVGTSIGAVVGGAYAAGHLDTLEEWARSLQPRTVLSYLDIRLNGSGLIGGAKLAAELETALGQSLIEELPVKFATVATEVRTGHEIWLTHGPMVDAMRASYALPGIFSPVLVGDRWLVDGALVNPVPVSAARALGAEIVIAANLSSDVFAHSTTIYSHGAVPSVSVSVMPEVAAEPEPRRRGIGKFFSAERTMKREFFGGGGRPGISSVMVDAFNIMQDRITRARLAGDPPDLLISPRVGKIGWFDFHRADDLIAHGVKAAERAIDSIQEAIHILAPQAAVAEPPVDKADKE from the coding sequence GTGTTGGATAGCTGGATGGGCCGCGGCCAAAAGGGTGCTGACGCCCAGGAGAAAGCCCAGGACAAAGTGGGGCTCGGCAGCATTCGCCGGCCGGTGATCGGGCTGGCGCTGGGCGGCGGCGCCGCGCGCGGCTTTGCCCATATCGGCATCGTCCGGACGCTGGCCGCCCATGGAATCATGCCCAATGTCGTGGTCGGAACGTCGATCGGCGCCGTGGTCGGCGGTGCCTATGCCGCCGGACACCTCGATACGCTGGAGGAATGGGCGCGCAGCCTGCAGCCGCGAACCGTCCTATCCTACCTCGACATCCGCCTGAACGGCTCCGGCCTGATCGGCGGCGCCAAGCTCGCGGCCGAACTGGAGACCGCGCTCGGCCAGAGCCTGATCGAGGAGTTGCCGGTGAAATTTGCCACGGTAGCGACCGAGGTGCGTACGGGCCACGAGATCTGGCTGACCCATGGCCCGATGGTGGACGCGATGCGCGCCTCCTACGCGCTGCCTGGAATTTTTTCGCCGGTATTGGTGGGTGACCGCTGGCTGGTCGACGGCGCGCTGGTCAATCCGGTGCCGGTGTCGGCGGCGCGCGCGCTCGGCGCCGAAATCGTCATCGCCGCCAATCTTTCCAGCGACGTCTTCGCGCACTCCACCACGATCTATTCGCATGGCGCCGTGCCCAGCGTTTCGGTATCGGTGATGCCCGAGGTGGCAGCCGAGCCGGAGCCGCGCCGGCGCGGCATCGGAAAGTTCTTCTCGGCCGAGCGCACGATGAAGCGAGAGTTCTTCGGCGGCGGCGGACGGCCGGGCATCTCCTCGGTGATGGTCGATGCCTTCAACATCATGCAGGACCGCATCACCCGCGCCCGGCTTGCCGGCGACCCGCCCGATCTCCTGATCTCGCCCCGCGTCGGCAAGATCGGCTGGTTCGATTTCCACCGTGCCGACGACCTGATCGCCCATGGCGTCAAGGCGGCCGAGCGCGCGATCGATTCGATCCAGGAGGCGATCCATATTCTGGCGCCGCAGGCTGCCGTAGCCGAACCGCCGGTCGACAAGGCGGACAAGGAATAG
- a CDS encoding CBS domain-containing protein yields MTVRSILDTKGHQITSVEPDAKLSAAIKILSERKIGAVLVMNDGRLEGILSERDIVRVLGERGARVLEEPVGAVMTRKVVSCRESDTVAGIMEMMTIGKFRHLPVVENGKVVGLISIGDIVKRRVQEYEAEQEALRDYIKTA; encoded by the coding sequence ATGACGGTACGTTCAATTCTCGACACCAAGGGCCATCAGATCACGAGCGTCGAGCCGGACGCCAAGCTTTCGGCTGCGATCAAGATCCTCAGCGAGCGCAAGATCGGCGCGGTGCTGGTGATGAACGACGGGCGGCTCGAAGGAATTTTGTCGGAGCGCGACATCGTTCGCGTGCTGGGCGAGCGCGGCGCCAGGGTGCTGGAGGAACCGGTCGGTGCCGTCATGACGCGGAAGGTCGTGAGCTGCCGCGAGTCGGATACCGTCGCAGGGATCATGGAAATGATGACGATCGGCAAGTTCCGCCATTTGCCGGTCGTCGAGAACGGCAAGGTGGTGGGCCTGATTTCGATCGGTGACATCGTCAAGCGCCGCGTCCAGGAATACGAGGCCGAGCAGGAAGCGCTGCGCGACTACATCAAGACGGCTTGA
- a CDS encoding alpha/beta hydrolase — protein sequence MAALVVPLSFALVQCGKAPDAGMLAANTDGAKSHAGKSKAQASPQASADTFEDRFPQPQFADRFPTGSESLLQLHRQVALAPEPRAVRTEQVRVASLTPTLTLPRPEREELTALVSMKSSAFPYFGTNPRSEEPFLNITKGERKGHKSFNGRVYWQDETYNDSRVLVHVPESFDLKKPGVIVVFFHGNGATLERDVRDRQLVPQQISDSGANAVLLAPQMAVNAADSSAGKFWQPGGLKRFIDESAGHLARLYGDPKSAQAFANLPIVIVGYSGGFLPTAWSLEVGGLPNRVRGVFLLDAVYGELDKFASWIEKNRTGFFVSSYTRYTKRHDLELMQMLRDRGITVTESMDGPLRPGSVVFVQTPDGITHRDYVTQAWTEHPVKDVLVKMAATPALTRIASAPYANR from the coding sequence ATGGCTGCGCTGGTTGTGCCGCTGTCCTTCGCCCTCGTTCAATGCGGCAAGGCGCCCGATGCCGGCATGCTGGCCGCGAACACCGACGGCGCCAAATCGCACGCCGGCAAGTCCAAGGCACAGGCTTCGCCACAGGCTTCAGCCGACACGTTCGAAGACCGCTTCCCGCAGCCGCAATTCGCCGATCGTTTCCCGACTGGCAGCGAAAGCCTGCTGCAGCTTCACCGCCAGGTCGCGCTTGCGCCGGAGCCGCGCGCCGTGCGCACCGAACAGGTGCGGGTCGCCTCGCTGACGCCGACGCTGACCCTGCCGCGACCTGAGCGCGAGGAATTGACCGCGCTTGTCAGCATGAAGTCCTCCGCCTTCCCCTATTTCGGCACCAATCCACGCTCCGAAGAGCCCTTCCTCAACATCACCAAGGGCGAGCGCAAGGGACACAAGAGCTTTAACGGGCGGGTCTATTGGCAGGACGAGACCTACAATGACAGCCGCGTGCTGGTGCATGTCCCTGAATCATTCGACCTCAAAAAGCCCGGCGTGATCGTGGTGTTCTTCCACGGCAATGGCGCGACGCTGGAGCGCGACGTTCGCGACCGGCAATTGGTGCCGCAGCAGATCTCCGATTCCGGCGCCAACGCCGTGCTGCTCGCGCCCCAGATGGCGGTGAATGCCGCCGACTCCTCGGCCGGCAAGTTCTGGCAGCCGGGCGGCCTCAAGCGCTTCATCGATGAATCGGCGGGCCACCTCGCCCGCCTCTATGGCGATCCGAAATCGGCACAGGCCTTTGCGAACCTGCCGATCGTGATCGTCGGCTATAGCGGCGGCTTCCTGCCGACCGCCTGGAGCCTCGAGGTCGGTGGCCTTCCCAATCGCGTCCGCGGCGTATTCCTGCTCGACGCCGTCTATGGCGAGCTCGACAAGTTCGCCTCCTGGATCGAGAAGAACCGGACCGGCTTCTTCGTCTCTTCCTACACCCGCTACACTAAGCGGCACGATCTGGAGCTGATGCAGATGCTCCGCGACCGCGGCATCACCGTCACCGAGAGCATGGATGGGCCGCTTCGCCCCGGCAGCGTCGTGTTCGTGCAGACGCCTGACGGCATCACGCACCGCGATTACGTGACCCAGGCCTGGACCGAGCATCCGGTCAAGGACGTGCTGGTCAAGATGGCGGCAACGCCCGCGCTGACGCGGATCGCCAGCGCGCCCTACGCGAACCGATAG
- a CDS encoding nitroreductase — protein sequence MLDAIELLKIRRSVKPREMSGPGPSPSELDTILTIGARVPDHGKLAPWRFIVFEGDARARAGDIIARVFAKKNPSAPTADIEIEKRRLMDAPLVIAVVSFTRPHPKVPAWEQELSAGASAMNIVTAATALGYGANWLTGWFAFDRDVLDGLGLKADEKLAGFIHIGTPAKPAEDRPRPALSDIVTRF from the coding sequence GTGCTAGATGCTATCGAACTCCTGAAGATCCGCCGCTCCGTAAAACCCCGCGAGATGAGCGGCCCCGGCCCGTCGCCCTCCGAACTCGATACCATCCTGACCATCGGCGCGCGGGTGCCGGACCACGGCAAGCTGGCGCCGTGGCGCTTCATCGTGTTCGAGGGCGACGCGCGCGCACGGGCTGGCGACATCATCGCGCGGGTATTCGCAAAGAAGAATCCGTCCGCCCCCACAGCCGATATCGAGATCGAGAAGCGCCGGCTGATGGACGCGCCGCTGGTGATCGCGGTGGTCAGCTTCACAAGGCCGCATCCAAAGGTGCCGGCTTGGGAGCAGGAATTGTCCGCCGGAGCCAGCGCGATGAACATCGTCACAGCCGCTACCGCGCTTGGCTATGGCGCCAACTGGCTGACCGGCTGGTTCGCGTTCGACCGTGACGTGCTGGACGGGCTCGGATTGAAGGCGGATGAAAAGCTCGCCGGCTTCATCCATATCGGCACGCCGGCAAAGCCCGCCGAGGACCGCCCTCGCCCCGCACTGTCCGATATCGTGACGCGGTTTTGA
- a CDS encoding rhomboid family intramembrane serine protease, translating into MESQPYSSDVEPPAAPHEPILTLPGALTAYIALIAIIHLRVLLPAELENWTIDVFGFIPKRYDSTLLKITFPGGAGAKVWTFVTYSLLHANLSHIGFNVLWLLPFGSALARRFGPVRFFTFMAVTAAAGALAHLVTHEHAIAPMIGASASVSGAMAAAIRFAFVRGSFLSLRRGDADAAAKVPALSLSRALRNPRVLGFLAVWFGVNIIFGLGSISIGAEGATVAWQAHIGGFLAGLMLFSLFDPVPHGMPHAASPDESGRV; encoded by the coding sequence TTGGAATCCCAGCCCTACTCCTCCGATGTTGAGCCGCCGGCCGCGCCGCATGAGCCGATCCTGACGCTGCCGGGTGCGCTGACGGCCTATATCGCGCTGATCGCCATCATTCACTTGCGGGTGCTGCTGCCGGCGGAGCTGGAGAACTGGACCATCGACGTGTTCGGTTTCATCCCGAAGCGCTACGATTCCACGCTGCTCAAAATTACCTTTCCCGGCGGAGCGGGCGCCAAGGTCTGGACCTTCGTCACCTATTCGCTGCTGCACGCCAATCTCAGCCATATCGGCTTCAACGTCCTGTGGCTGCTGCCGTTCGGCAGCGCGCTGGCGCGCCGGTTCGGCCCCGTCAGGTTCTTCACGTTCATGGCGGTGACGGCGGCGGCGGGCGCGTTGGCGCATCTCGTCACCCATGAGCACGCGATCGCGCCGATGATCGGCGCCTCGGCCTCGGTTTCGGGCGCCATGGCCGCCGCCATCCGCTTTGCCTTCGTACGTGGAAGCTTTCTTTCGCTCCGGCGGGGCGATGCGGACGCCGCCGCCAAGGTTCCGGCGCTGTCGTTGTCCCGTGCACTGCGCAACCCGCGGGTGCTCGGATTTCTGGCGGTGTGGTTTGGCGTCAACATCATCTTCGGCCTGGGCTCGATTTCGATCGGTGCCGAGGGTGCCACTGTTGCATGGCAGGCGCATATCGGCGGGTTTCTTGCCGGCCTGATGTTGTTTTCGCTGTTCGATCCGGTGCCGCACGGCATGCCGCACGCGGCATCGCCGGACGAGTCCGGCCGCGTCTGA
- a CDS encoding MFS transporter, whose amino-acid sequence MLGNIVTGCSVLAPAGMLVELSAGLDVSIRTAGLLITFGAIVLCIGSPVTAWLTSRIERRALLMATIGVLAVGNLASALSSDYASLLAIRLVMLAIGALYTPQAAGTAALIVPPEKRGGAIAYIFLGWSLAAAVGLPSITFVASRYGWQAVYGVIGAMSCASFLLLAWRLPRGLIGAPVDLKTWAAIGRNPMILLLLLITTLQMAGQFVVFTYMGPLLARLTGAGPDPIALVFACYGVCGVIGTAIASRIVDSWGAWKTSMLFTSVLLAGLAGWALSAGIYPLMAVSVAIWGIGFASTNSMQQVRLVGAAPALASASVSLNTSVLYIGQAIGSAIGGFLYARDLLYASGYVATAFVALAVMMVIVTRPRKA is encoded by the coding sequence ATGCTCGGCAACATCGTCACCGGCTGCTCGGTGCTGGCGCCGGCGGGCATGCTGGTCGAATTGTCTGCTGGACTCGACGTTTCGATTCGCACCGCCGGGCTTCTGATCACCTTCGGCGCGATCGTGCTCTGCATCGGCTCGCCGGTCACGGCCTGGCTGACCTCCAGGATCGAGCGCCGCGCCTTGTTGATGGCGACGATCGGTGTGCTCGCCGTCGGCAATCTCGCTTCGGCCCTGTCGTCTGATTACGCCAGCCTGCTGGCGATCCGCCTCGTCATGCTCGCCATCGGCGCGCTTTACACCCCGCAGGCCGCCGGCACCGCGGCGCTGATCGTGCCGCCGGAAAAACGCGGCGGCGCCATTGCCTATATTTTTCTCGGCTGGTCGCTGGCGGCGGCCGTGGGCCTGCCCTCGATCACCTTCGTCGCCAGCCGCTATGGCTGGCAGGCGGTTTACGGTGTGATCGGCGCGATGAGCTGCGCCAGCTTTCTGCTGCTGGCGTGGCGCCTGCCGCGCGGGCTGATCGGCGCGCCGGTCGACCTCAAGACTTGGGCCGCGATCGGCCGCAACCCGATGATCCTTTTGCTGCTGTTGATCACGACGCTGCAGATGGCCGGCCAGTTCGTGGTGTTCACCTATATGGGGCCGCTGCTGGCGCGGCTGACCGGCGCCGGCCCGGATCCGATCGCGCTGGTGTTTGCCTGCTATGGCGTATGCGGCGTGATCGGCACGGCGATCGCAAGCCGCATCGTCGATTCGTGGGGCGCCTGGAAGACGTCCATGCTGTTCACCTCGGTGTTGCTGGCGGGCCTCGCCGGCTGGGCGCTCAGCGCAGGCATCTATCCGCTGATGGCGGTTTCCGTCGCGATCTGGGGCATCGGGTTTGCTTCCACCAATTCGATGCAGCAGGTGAGGCTGGTCGGCGCCGCGCCTGCGCTGGCCTCCGCCTCAGTGTCGCTCAATACATCGGTGCTCTATATCGGGCAGGCCATCGGCTCGGCGATCGGCGGCTTTCTCTACGCGCGCGATCTGCTCTATGCCTCCGGCTATGTCGCCACCGCTTTCGTCGCGCTTGCGGTTATGATGGTGATCGTGACGAGGCCGCGGAAGGCCTAG
- a CDS encoding transporter substrate-binding domain-containing protein codes for MLFKRLMLAAALVTAAVATQAHADALDNIMKSKVIKIAVPQDFAPFGSAGLDLKPQGYDIDMANLIGKELGVKTEIIPVTSANRIPYLQTNKADLVISSLGKNEEREKVIDFSIAYAPFFSAVFGTKAIAVTSAADLKGKTIGATRGAIEEQALTAMVPPDATVKRFEDNNATIAAFVSGQVDLIATGNTVAAAIAEKVPARAPTLKFVIKDSPCYVGLNKNEPALLAKVNEIITKAKASGEIGKLSEKWLKAPLPPGF; via the coding sequence ATGTTGTTCAAGAGATTGATGCTTGCCGCCGCACTCGTGACTGCCGCGGTGGCGACGCAAGCCCATGCCGACGCCCTCGATAACATCATGAAATCGAAGGTGATCAAGATCGCGGTGCCGCAGGATTTCGCACCGTTCGGCTCGGCCGGGCTCGATCTCAAGCCGCAGGGCTACGACATCGATATGGCCAACCTGATCGGCAAGGAACTCGGGGTGAAGACCGAGATCATTCCGGTGACCAGCGCCAACCGCATCCCCTACCTGCAGACCAACAAGGCCGACCTCGTCATCTCCAGCCTCGGCAAGAACGAGGAGCGCGAAAAGGTCATCGACTTCTCGATCGCCTATGCGCCGTTCTTCTCGGCCGTGTTCGGCACCAAGGCGATCGCGGTTACGAGCGCTGCCGACCTCAAGGGCAAGACGATCGGCGCCACCCGTGGCGCGATCGAGGAGCAGGCATTGACGGCCATGGTGCCGCCGGATGCGACGGTGAAGCGCTTCGAGGATAACAACGCCACCATCGCCGCGTTCGTCTCCGGCCAGGTCGATCTGATCGCCACCGGCAACACGGTTGCGGCTGCGATCGCCGAAAAGGTCCCTGCCCGCGCGCCGACGCTGAAATTCGTAATCAAGGACAGCCCCTGCTATGTCGGGCTCAACAAGAACGAGCCGGCGCTGCTCGCCAAGGTCAACGAGATCATCACCAAGGCCAAGGCATCGGGCGAGATCGGCAAACTGTCGGAGAAATGGCTGAAAGCGCCATTGCCGCCCGGCTTCTGA
- a CDS encoding amino acid ABC transporter permease yields the protein MLQFSFWDILSNLLVATQWTIVLSLIAFVCGGIVGLILLFMRTSRIAPLEWFTKVYIEFFQGTPLLMQLFLFFFGIALFGVEVSPWAAATLALTFWTSAFLAEIWRGCVESIPKGQWEASSSLALSYIEQMRYVILPQASRIAVAPTVGFSVQVIKGTALASIIGFVELTKAGTMLNNATFRPFLVYSLVALIYFCLCFPLSWWAKKIEGRLNVAR from the coding sequence ATGCTGCAGTTCAGCTTCTGGGACATCCTGTCGAACCTCCTGGTCGCCACGCAATGGACGATCGTGCTGTCGCTGATCGCGTTTGTCTGCGGCGGGATCGTCGGCCTGATCCTCTTGTTCATGCGGACGTCGCGGATCGCGCCGCTGGAATGGTTCACCAAGGTCTACATCGAGTTCTTCCAGGGCACGCCGCTTCTGATGCAGCTGTTCCTGTTCTTCTTCGGCATTGCGCTGTTCGGCGTCGAGGTCTCGCCGTGGGCGGCGGCGACGCTGGCGCTAACGTTCTGGACCAGCGCGTTCCTGGCCGAGATCTGGCGCGGCTGCGTCGAGTCGATACCCAAGGGCCAGTGGGAGGCCTCCTCCAGCCTTGCGCTGAGTTACATCGAGCAGATGCGCTATGTTATCCTGCCGCAGGCCTCGCGCATCGCGGTGGCGCCAACCGTCGGCTTCTCGGTGCAGGTGATCAAGGGCACCGCGCTCGCCTCGATCATCGGCTTCGTCGAACTGACCAAGGCCGGCACCATGCTCAACAACGCGACCTTCCGGCCGTTCCTGGTCTACTCGCTGGTCGCGCTGATCTATTTCTGCCTGTGTTTCCCGCTGTCCTGGTGGGCGAAGAAAATCGAAGGCCGCCTCAATGTCGCTCGTTAG
- a CDS encoding PAS domain-containing protein — MKHPSSREFFAYWNAKRGDARAPDRSEIEPGAVRELLGDIFVLSYDNEAGYPFRVAGTRVSALLGRDLKDASFSTLFADDSRREIEDIITYVAEEMLPAVAGVTAVSDEGKTAHLELLLLPFNNRAHAPISLTGLLAPFEDDLGTISNFKLTSWRYLHTPQKLVPRALRKLAIARGFMVYEGLR, encoded by the coding sequence ATGAAACACCCATCGAGCCGCGAGTTCTTCGCCTATTGGAATGCGAAGCGCGGCGATGCCCGGGCGCCGGACCGCAGCGAGATCGAGCCGGGGGCGGTGCGCGAGCTGCTCGGCGACATCTTCGTGCTGTCTTACGACAACGAGGCCGGCTATCCGTTTCGCGTCGCCGGAACGCGGGTCAGCGCCCTGCTCGGCCGCGACCTCAAGGACGCCAGTTTTTCGACGCTGTTCGCCGACGACAGCCGCCGCGAGATCGAGGACATCATCACCTATGTCGCGGAAGAAATGCTGCCGGCGGTTGCCGGCGTCACCGCGGTCTCGGACGAAGGCAAGACGGCACATCTGGAGTTGTTGCTGCTGCCCTTCAACAACCGGGCGCATGCGCCGATCAGCCTGACCGGATTGTTGGCGCCGTTTGAAGACGACCTCGGCACGATCAGCAATTTCAAGCTGACGTCGTGGCGCTATTTGCACACGCCGCAAAAGCTCGTCCCCCGCGCCTTGCGCAAGCTCGCGATCGCCCGCGGCTTCATGGTCTATGAAGGCCTGCGGTAA
- a CDS encoding amino acid ABC transporter permease, with amino-acid sequence MSYKLQFAELLPYWNVLLYGLVFTIVLTIVSTVAGIAVGTAGAAARTFGPVWLGRIVAVYVELIRNTPFIVQLFFIFFGLPALGLKLSETTAAFLAMVINLGAYSTEIIRAGIEAVPKGHVEAGLSLAMTKWEVLRHIVLNQAFRKIYPALSSQIIIVMLGSAVVSQISAEDLTYAANFVASRNFRNFEVYLLVALAYLVLAMLMRAALRALGRVIFKAR; translated from the coding sequence GTGTCCTACAAGCTGCAATTCGCCGAACTGCTGCCCTACTGGAACGTGCTGCTGTACGGGCTGGTCTTCACGATCGTGCTGACGATCGTGTCGACCGTCGCCGGCATCGCCGTCGGCACCGCGGGCGCCGCGGCGCGCACGTTCGGACCCGTTTGGCTCGGCCGCATCGTCGCGGTGTATGTGGAATTGATCCGCAACACGCCGTTCATCGTGCAGTTGTTCTTCATCTTCTTTGGCCTGCCGGCGCTCGGGCTGAAGCTCAGCGAAACCACCGCGGCCTTCCTCGCCATGGTCATCAATCTCGGCGCCTATTCGACCGAGATCATCCGCGCCGGCATCGAGGCGGTCCCTAAAGGACATGTCGAAGCCGGCCTCAGCCTCGCCATGACCAAATGGGAGGTGCTGCGCCACATCGTGCTCAACCAGGCGTTCCGGAAAATCTATCCGGCGCTGTCGTCGCAGATCATCATCGTGATGTTGGGTTCGGCGGTGGTGTCGCAGATCTCGGCGGAAGACCTGACCTATGCCGCCAACTTCGTGGCGTCGCGGAACTTCCGGAACTTCGAGGTCTACCTGCTGGTCGCGCTCGCCTACCTCGTACTCGCAATGCTGATGCGCGCCGCGCTGCGCGCGCTCGGCCGCGTCATCTTCAAGGCGAGGTGA
- a CDS encoding amino acid ABC transporter ATP-binding protein, with protein MSLVSIRDVRKSFGANEVLKGVSLDIAKGDVVAIIGRSGSGKSTLLRCINGLETYQSGSIVADGIEVGGAATNLRELRRHVGMVFQQFNLFPHLTAAENVMLAPTVVNKVSKAEARATAAEVLAKVGLSEKMDAYPSELSGGQQQRVAIARSLAMRPKVLLCDEITSALDPELVNEVLRVVEQLAREGMTLILVTHEMRFARDVGTKLVFMHHGKVHEEGVPKEVFAAPRTPELQQFVGQVG; from the coding sequence ATGTCGCTCGTTAGCATTCGTGACGTCAGGAAGAGTTTTGGCGCGAATGAGGTGCTGAAAGGCGTCTCGCTCGACATCGCCAAGGGCGACGTGGTCGCGATCATCGGTCGCTCCGGCTCGGGCAAGAGCACCCTGCTCCGCTGCATCAATGGTCTCGAGACCTATCAGTCCGGCAGCATCGTCGCCGACGGCATCGAAGTCGGCGGCGCCGCCACCAATCTGCGCGAGCTGCGCCGCCATGTCGGCATGGTGTTCCAGCAGTTCAATCTGTTTCCGCACCTGACGGCGGCCGAGAACGTCATGTTGGCACCGACCGTCGTCAACAAGGTGTCAAAGGCGGAAGCCCGCGCCACCGCCGCCGAGGTGCTGGCCAAGGTCGGCCTGTCGGAAAAGATGGACGCCTATCCGAGCGAACTCTCCGGCGGCCAGCAGCAGCGCGTCGCCATCGCCCGCTCGCTGGCGATGCGGCCAAAAGTCCTGCTGTGCGACGAGATCACCTCCGCGCTCGATCCCGAGCTGGTCAACGAGGTCTTGCGCGTGGTCGAGCAATTGGCGCGCGAAGGCATGACGCTCATTCTGGTGACGCATGAAATGCGCTTCGCCCGCGACGTCGGCACCAAGCTCGTTTTCATGCACCACGGCAAGGTGCATGAGGAAGGCGTGCCAAAGGAAGTATTCGCCGCGCCGCGGACGCCGGAGCTGCAGCAGTTTGTGGGCCAGGTCGGCTGA